From Stegostoma tigrinum isolate sSteTig4 chromosome 4, sSteTig4.hap1, whole genome shotgun sequence, a single genomic window includes:
- the olig3 gene encoding oligodendrocyte transcription factor 3, protein MNSDSSSLSSRASSPDVDEICLRDHLQHQDSRMNSVSSTQNDLLQQLANEHNITTLNRSEDKTGGKFKVKKQLSEQDLQNLRLKINGRERKRMHDLNLAMDGLREVMPYAHGPSVRKLSKIATLLLARNYILMLSNSLEEMKRLVGEIYGGHHSAFHCGTVGHSAGHPGHSTSAHQVHPILGSALTSSASSISASLPGISAVRPPHSLLKTSSAPPVPLGNTFQHWAGLPCPCTICQVPPPPHISALSTASMPRLSTDGKDLMKATEKFAHLD, encoded by the exons ATGAATTCTGACTCGAGCTCTCTCTCTAGCAGAGCTTCGTCGCCAGACGTGGATGAAATTTGTCTGAGGGATCATCTGCAACACCAGGATTCCAGGATGAACTCGGTGTCTTCCACACAGAATGATCTGCTCCAGCAGCTCGCCAATGAACACAACATCACTACCCTCAACAGATCCGAGGACAAGACGGGAGGCAAGTTCAAAGTGAAAAAGCAACTGTCGGAGCAAGACTTGCAGAACCTCCGGTTAAAGATTAACGGAAGAGAGCGCAAAAGGATGCATGACTTGAATCTGGCGATGGACGGACTCAGAGAGGTCATGCCTTACGCCCATGGGCCGTCAGTGAGGAAACTTTCCAAAATCGCCACTTTGCTGCTGGCTCGAAACTACATCCTGATGCTGTCCAACTCACTGGAAGAGATGAAAAGACTGGTTGGGGAGATTTACGGCGGGCATCATTCTGCTTTCCATTGCGGGACAGTGGGACATTCTGCTGGACACCCAGGACACTCCACATCTGCCCACCAGGTCCACCCCATCTTGGGCAGTGCCCTGACCTCTTCCGCTTCTTCAATCTCGGCTTCTCTACCGGGCATCAGTGCCGTGAGACCTCCTCATTCACTATTGAAAACGTCGTCCGCGCCCCCTGTACCGCTAGGAAACACTTTTCAGCACTGGGCAGGATTGCCATGTCCCTGTACTATCTGCCAAGTGCCACCGCCGCCTCACATCTCAGCCCTGAGCACAGCCAGCATGCCAAGGCTTTCTACAGATGGTAAAGACTTAATGAA aGCCACAGAGAAGTTTGCACATCTGGACTGA